The following coding sequences lie in one Arachis hypogaea cultivar Tifrunner chromosome 9, arahy.Tifrunner.gnm2.J5K5, whole genome shotgun sequence genomic window:
- the LOC140175192 gene encoding uncharacterized protein — MFDKVFWSFLSCVEAFKDCKPFVSVDSTHLYGRYGGVLLITVAQDGNSNILLIAFAIVESESIESWSFFLTNLRHHVTPQDGLLVISDKFQAIKAALSSDDSGWHPPRAYHAYCIRHMAANFMTRFNSVEGKMYLINVAYNPSKADYEWYMDALGGVSPTMVDWSGHFRNEIWLQHCDSGCRFGHTTNLSECINAVLKGTQYLSISAIVRITYESLQKLFVTKDREAQSQLAAGCRFS, encoded by the coding sequence ATGTTTGACAAGGTGTTTTGGTCTTTCCTGTCATGTGTAGAAGCCTTCAAGGATTGCAAACCCTTTGTCTCTGTAGATAGTACACATCTGTATGGCAGGTATGGTGGTGTGTTGCTTATTACGGTGGCGCAAGATGGGAATAGCAACATCCTGCTTATTGCCTTTGCCATCGTGGAGTCTGAAAGCATTGAGTCATGGTCCTTCTTCTTAACTAATCTGAGACACCACGTCACCCCACAAGATGGCCTACTGGTTATCTCTGACAAATTTCAGGCTATCAAGGCCGCGCTTAGCTCCGATGACAGTGGTTGGCATCCTCCAAGAGCCTACCATGCTTACTGCATAAGACACATGGCTGCGAACTTCATGACTCGGTTCAACTCAGTAGAGGGCAAGATGTACCTCATTAACGTTGCTTATAATCCAAGCAAGGCCGATTATGAGTGGTACATGGATGCATTGGGAGGAGTGTCGCCTACCATGGTTGACTGGTCTGGTCACTTCAGGAATGAGATTTGGCTACAACATTGCGATAGTGGGTGTCGGTTTGGTCACACGACAAATCTATCCGAGTGCATCAATGCAGTGTTGAAGGGCACCCAGTACTTGTCGATATCTGCCATTGTGCGCATCACGTACGAGAGCTTACAGAAGTTGTTCGTCACAAAGGATAGAGAGGCGCAGTCACAGCTCGCTGCTGGATGCCGATTCTCATAA
- the LOC112711477 gene encoding pentatricopeptide repeat-containing protein At4g16835, mitochondrial isoform X2, whose translation MSVTPLPSRFNQSMFNNVVASNKLIANFLRLGDMDSALQVFNNMTVKSTVTWNSILAGYAKNLGDFEVVRQVFDKIPEPNSVSYNIMLACYLNNFGIHRARAYFDVMPVKDTASWNTMISGYAQIGLMGEARMMFLAMPEKNTVSWSAMVSGYVACGDLDSAVEYFYAATVKSVITWTAMITGYMKFGRVESAEKLFQEMSQKTLVTWNAMIAGYVDNSRAEDGLKLFKTMLETGAKPNAVSLTSVLLGCSNLSALQLGRQVHQLVCKSPLSSDTTAGTSLVSMYSKCGELKDASKLFLQIQRKDLVSWNAMISGYAQHGAGEKALELFDAMKNDGMKPDWITFVAVFLACNHAGFVDLGVQYFDAMIRDYGIEARPEHYACMVDLLGRRGRLSEATDLIKSMPFKPHPAIFGTLLGACRIHKNLDLAEFAAKNLLALDPSSATGYVQLANIYAAQNRWEHVARIRRSMKDNNVVKAPGYSWIEIKSVVHEFRSSDRLHPELVSIHKKLNELEKKMKMAGYIPDLEFALHDVEEELKEQLLLWHSEKLAIAFGLLKVPLGVPIRVFKNLRVCGDCHTAIKYISAIEGREIIVRDTTRFHHFKDGSCSCSDYW comes from the coding sequence ATGTCAGTAACCCCACTCCCATCACGGTTCAACCAGAGCATGTTCAACAATGTCGTTGCCTCCAACAAGCTCATCGCCAATTTCCTTCGATTGGGTGACATGGATTCTGCTCTCCAAGTGTTTAATAATATGACAGTGAAGAGCACCGTTACTTGGAACTCTATCCTTGCTGGCTACGCCAAGAATCTTGGGGATTTTGAAGTTGTacgccaagtgtttgataaaattcctGAACCGAATAGTGTGTCTTATAATATCATGCTGGCGTGTTatttgaacaattttggcatccaCAGAGCCCGTGCTTACTTTGATGTAATGCCTGTGAAGGATACGGCGTCTTGGAACACAATGATCTCAGGTTATGCTCAGATTGGATTGATGGGTGAGGCGCGCATGATGTTCTTGGCAATGCCAGAGAAAAATACTGTTTCATGGAGTGCGATGGTGTCGGGGTATGTGGCTTGTGGAGACTTGGATTCTGCAGTGGAGTACTTTTATGCTGCAACTGTGAAGAGTGTGATTACCTGGACTGCCATGATCACTGGGTACATGAAATTTGGCAGGGTTGAGTCTGCTGAGAAATTATTCCAAGAAATGTCTCAGAAGACTTTGGTGACATGGAATGCTATGATAGCTGGATATGTTGATAATAGCAGGGCAGAAGATGGGTTGAAGCTTTTCAAGACAATGTTAGAGACTGGGGCCAAGCCTAATGCTGTGAGCTTGACCAGTGTGTTGTTGGGTTGTAGTAACCTATCAGCATTGCAACTCGGTAGACAAGTTCATCAGTTAGTTTGTAAATCTCCATTGAGTAGTGACACCACAGCCGGAACTTCATTGGTTAGCATGTATTCCAAATGCGGGGAACTGAAGGACGCGTCGAAATTGTTTTTACAGATCCAACGGAAAGACCTTGTATCATGGAACGCAATGATTTCTGGTTATGCACAACATGGAGCTGGTGAAAAAGCTCTGGAGTTATTTGATGCAATGAAAAATGATGGCATGAAGCCAGATTGGATTACTTTTGTAGCAGTATTTTTAGCTTGTAACCATGCAGGATTTGTAGATCTTGGGGTCCAATATTTTGATGCTATGATAAGGGATTATGGAATTGAAGCTAGGCCAGAACACTATGCTTGCATGGTTGACCTTCTTGGTCGACGTGGAAGGTTATCTGAGGCAACAGACTTGATAAAAAGTATGCCGTTTAAGCCACATCCTGCCATCTTTGGAACGCTTTTGGGAGCCTGTAGGATCCATAAGAACCTAGATCTGGCTGAGTTTGCTGCCAAGAATCTGCTTGCGCTTGATCCTAGTAGTGCAACTGGATATGTTCAATTGGCCAATATTTATGCAGCACAAAATAGATGGGAGCATGTTGCTAGGATTCGGAGATCGATGAAAGACAATAATGTAGTGAAGGCACCCGGATATAGTTGGATTGAGATAAAGAGTGTGGTGCATGAGTTTCGGTCAAGCGACCGATTGCACCCAGAATTGGTTTCTATACATAAAAAACTAAATGAATTGGAGAAAAAAATGAAGATGGCTGGCTATATTCCGGATCTTGAGTTTGCATTGCATGATGTGGAAGAGGAGCTGAAAGAACAGCTTCTTCTATGGCACAGTGAGAAATTGGCAATTGCATTTGGACTTCTAAAGGTACCATTAGGTGTTCCAATCAGGGTATTCAAGAACTTGAGAGTTTGTGGAGATTGCCACACTGCAATAAAGTACATATCAGCTATAGAAGGAAGAGAAATCATTGTTAGGGATACCACTAGGTTTCATCATTTCAAGGACGGGTCTTGCTCCTGCAGTGATTACTGGTAA
- the LOC112711477 gene encoding pentatricopeptide repeat-containing protein At4g16835, mitochondrial isoform X1: MYYSGLFRNFVLTLSKHHVSSSSGLGCCSAMSVTPLPSRFNQSMFNNVVASNKLIANFLRLGDMDSALQVFNNMTVKSTVTWNSILAGYAKNLGDFEVVRQVFDKIPEPNSVSYNIMLACYLNNFGIHRARAYFDVMPVKDTASWNTMISGYAQIGLMGEARMMFLAMPEKNTVSWSAMVSGYVACGDLDSAVEYFYAATVKSVITWTAMITGYMKFGRVESAEKLFQEMSQKTLVTWNAMIAGYVDNSRAEDGLKLFKTMLETGAKPNAVSLTSVLLGCSNLSALQLGRQVHQLVCKSPLSSDTTAGTSLVSMYSKCGELKDASKLFLQIQRKDLVSWNAMISGYAQHGAGEKALELFDAMKNDGMKPDWITFVAVFLACNHAGFVDLGVQYFDAMIRDYGIEARPEHYACMVDLLGRRGRLSEATDLIKSMPFKPHPAIFGTLLGACRIHKNLDLAEFAAKNLLALDPSSATGYVQLANIYAAQNRWEHVARIRRSMKDNNVVKAPGYSWIEIKSVVHEFRSSDRLHPELVSIHKKLNELEKKMKMAGYIPDLEFALHDVEEELKEQLLLWHSEKLAIAFGLLKVPLGVPIRVFKNLRVCGDCHTAIKYISAIEGREIIVRDTTRFHHFKDGSCSCSDYW, encoded by the coding sequence ATGTATTATTCAGGGCTTTTTAGGAACTTTGTTTTAACGCTGAGTAAACACCACGTGTCCTCCTCCTCCGGCCTCGGTTGTTGCTCCGCCATGTCAGTAACCCCACTCCCATCACGGTTCAACCAGAGCATGTTCAACAATGTCGTTGCCTCCAACAAGCTCATCGCCAATTTCCTTCGATTGGGTGACATGGATTCTGCTCTCCAAGTGTTTAATAATATGACAGTGAAGAGCACCGTTACTTGGAACTCTATCCTTGCTGGCTACGCCAAGAATCTTGGGGATTTTGAAGTTGTacgccaagtgtttgataaaattcctGAACCGAATAGTGTGTCTTATAATATCATGCTGGCGTGTTatttgaacaattttggcatccaCAGAGCCCGTGCTTACTTTGATGTAATGCCTGTGAAGGATACGGCGTCTTGGAACACAATGATCTCAGGTTATGCTCAGATTGGATTGATGGGTGAGGCGCGCATGATGTTCTTGGCAATGCCAGAGAAAAATACTGTTTCATGGAGTGCGATGGTGTCGGGGTATGTGGCTTGTGGAGACTTGGATTCTGCAGTGGAGTACTTTTATGCTGCAACTGTGAAGAGTGTGATTACCTGGACTGCCATGATCACTGGGTACATGAAATTTGGCAGGGTTGAGTCTGCTGAGAAATTATTCCAAGAAATGTCTCAGAAGACTTTGGTGACATGGAATGCTATGATAGCTGGATATGTTGATAATAGCAGGGCAGAAGATGGGTTGAAGCTTTTCAAGACAATGTTAGAGACTGGGGCCAAGCCTAATGCTGTGAGCTTGACCAGTGTGTTGTTGGGTTGTAGTAACCTATCAGCATTGCAACTCGGTAGACAAGTTCATCAGTTAGTTTGTAAATCTCCATTGAGTAGTGACACCACAGCCGGAACTTCATTGGTTAGCATGTATTCCAAATGCGGGGAACTGAAGGACGCGTCGAAATTGTTTTTACAGATCCAACGGAAAGACCTTGTATCATGGAACGCAATGATTTCTGGTTATGCACAACATGGAGCTGGTGAAAAAGCTCTGGAGTTATTTGATGCAATGAAAAATGATGGCATGAAGCCAGATTGGATTACTTTTGTAGCAGTATTTTTAGCTTGTAACCATGCAGGATTTGTAGATCTTGGGGTCCAATATTTTGATGCTATGATAAGGGATTATGGAATTGAAGCTAGGCCAGAACACTATGCTTGCATGGTTGACCTTCTTGGTCGACGTGGAAGGTTATCTGAGGCAACAGACTTGATAAAAAGTATGCCGTTTAAGCCACATCCTGCCATCTTTGGAACGCTTTTGGGAGCCTGTAGGATCCATAAGAACCTAGATCTGGCTGAGTTTGCTGCCAAGAATCTGCTTGCGCTTGATCCTAGTAGTGCAACTGGATATGTTCAATTGGCCAATATTTATGCAGCACAAAATAGATGGGAGCATGTTGCTAGGATTCGGAGATCGATGAAAGACAATAATGTAGTGAAGGCACCCGGATATAGTTGGATTGAGATAAAGAGTGTGGTGCATGAGTTTCGGTCAAGCGACCGATTGCACCCAGAATTGGTTTCTATACATAAAAAACTAAATGAATTGGAGAAAAAAATGAAGATGGCTGGCTATATTCCGGATCTTGAGTTTGCATTGCATGATGTGGAAGAGGAGCTGAAAGAACAGCTTCTTCTATGGCACAGTGAGAAATTGGCAATTGCATTTGGACTTCTAAAGGTACCATTAGGTGTTCCAATCAGGGTATTCAAGAACTTGAGAGTTTGTGGAGATTGCCACACTGCAATAAAGTACATATCAGCTATAGAAGGAAGAGAAATCATTGTTAGGGATACCACTAGGTTTCATCATTTCAAGGACGGGTCTTGCTCCTGCAGTGATTACTGGTAA